The proteins below come from a single Drosophila busckii strain San Diego stock center, stock number 13000-0081.31 chromosome X, ASM1175060v1, whole genome shotgun sequence genomic window:
- the LOC108606264 gene encoding NADH-cytochrome b5 reductase-like, with translation MSNNEVNESDCCGNGCSNCILDNKPKPSQRALLAGRPNVILNYAKFKLLSNEPCNGDQQVRCLHFVYAESEDKTEQAGILDIPPGHHVMLRMDQQASPLLRPYSPYWTDFASKEFKLLVKLQPGGAMSAQLSGLQLEQVLQFRGPIGNYMHDASSAKNIFIIAQGVAIAPTMPLVAQVLDNEDDMSRVRHLICAKDLKHVYLRDQLLEFGKYWNYSSCLYLSQQQTELTSSLRYKESAHLGRLNIKDLAAQAPKGIEDAKIIVIIAGYANFQRDMREQALQALPVAAANIFAL, from the coding sequence ATGTCTAATAACGAAGTAAACGAAAGTGACTGTTGTGGCAATGGATGCTCCAATTGCATTTTGGACAATAAACCCAAGCCTAGCCAACGTGCATTGCTTGCAGGAAGACCCAATGTTATCCTAAACTATGCCAAGTTCAAGCTGCTAAGCAATGAGCCCTGCAATGGTGATCAACAGGTGcgctgtttacattttgtttatgccgAGTCAGAAGACAAGACTGAGCAAGCAGGCATTTTGGACATACCACCGGGTCATCATGTAATGCTGCGCATGGATCAGCAAGCATCGCCGTTGTTGCGTCCATATTCACCCTACTGGACAGACTTTGCAAGCAAAGAGTTTAAGCTACTGGTCAAGCTGCAGCCGGGGGGCGCAATGTCAGCCCAGCTGAGCGGCTTACAGCTGGAACAAGTTCTGCAATTTCGCGGACCTATAGGCAATTATATGCATGATGCTAGTAGCgccaaaaacatatttataatagcACAAGGTGTGGCAATAGCGCCCACCATGCCGCTGGTGGCTCAGGTGCTGGATAACGAGGACGATATGAGTCGCGTGCGGCACTTGATATGCGCAAAGGATCTGAAGCATGTGTACTTACGCGATCAGCTTTTGGAGTTTGGCAAATACTGGAACTATAGCAGCTGTTTATATCTATCGCAGCAACAAACTGAGCTGACCAGCAGTCTGCGTTATAAGGAGTCAGCGCATTTAGGACGTCTGAATATAAAGGACCTAGCTGCACAAGCGCCTAAAGGCATAGAGGACGCTAAgataattgttattatagcGGGGTATGCAAACTTTCAGCGTGATATGCGTGAGCAAGCACTGCAAGCTTTGCCGGTAGCCGCTGctaatatatttgcattataa
- the LOC108606262 gene encoding transmembrane protein 185B, producing MNLESIFRDFNPCKFIVHCSLFTFVTLFALRLDGFIDWPYWAIFTPLWIWKFTAILGAIVGAIVWCRYPHYRLEGDAYTQFKAMLISLSLHLILLMFELLACHKLTSERHLWVLVFIPLIFGSVVSVGACVWAVKHDRSFELELFLAVNALQFVSLPLKLDQFVYWNWDVVFVPMWIVICLSLVSVLYNIIFCGIMMRTPEVSLQQKKAALNAAVGNICTVLPLLCFQVVICDKLDGEIKLPYTLVFAPLLVSIMALICLSFTAKGGNMWWFGIRKSFSQFLLSAMPFLQEYGNISYHAETQSNAAQSVPLDASSSSTSMAAATEQLHEFSKHDKKSKKAAKNDIMKPVVPFISIDLPD from the exons ATGAATTTGGAATCCATATTTCGCGACTTTAATCCCTG caaattcaTAGTGCACTGCAGCCTGTTTACATTTGTGACGTTGTTTGCACTGCGTCTGGATGGTTTTATAG ATTGGCCTTATTGGGCTATTTTTACACCGTTATGGATATGGAAATTTACTGCTATACTGGGCGCCATAGTGGGCGCCATTGTCTGGTGCCGCTATCCACATTATCGCCTGGAAGGCGACGCTTACACTCAATTCAAGGCAATGCTTATCTCGCTGTCATTGCATTTAATCCTGTTGATGTTTGAGCTGCTGGCCTGTCACAAACTAACCTCAGAGCGACATCTGTGGGTGCTGGTGTTCATTCCATTGATATTTGGCTCTGTGGTTAGTGTGGGTGCCTGCGTGTGGGCCGTGAAACATGATCGCAGCTTTGAGTTGGAACTATTTCTGGCCGTGAATGCCCTGCAATTTGTATCTTTGCCACTTAAGCTGGACCAGTTTGTCTATTGGAACTGGGATGTAGTGTTTGTGCCAATGTGGATAGTCATATGTCTAAGCTTGGTTAGCGTCCTTTACAATATTATATTCTGTGGCATTATGATGCGCACGCCCGAGGTATCGTTGCAACAAAAGAAGGCGGCGCTAAATGCAGCTGTGGGCAACATCTGTActgtgctgccgctgctctgcTTTCAG GTGGTCATCTGTGACAAATTGGATGGCGAGATTAAATTACCTTACACCTTGGTATTTGCACCACTGCTGGTTTCCATCATGGCGCTGATTTGCCTCAGCTTTACTGCCAAGGGTGGCAACATGTGGTGGTTTGGTATACGCAAATCCTTTAGCCAGTTTTTGCTCTCGGCCATGCCATTTCTGCAGGAATATGGCAACATTAGCTATCACGCCGAGACGCAAAGCAATGCGGCGCAATCAGTGCCTCTGGATGCGTCCTCCTCTAGCACTAGCATGGCAGCAGCCACGGAGCAGCTGCACGAGTTTAGCAAGCATGATAAGAAAAGCAAGAAGGCGGCGAAGAATGATATTATGAAGCCGGTGGTGCCATTTATAAGCATTGATCTGCCAGATTAA